From a region of the [Eubacterium] eligens ATCC 27750 genome:
- a CDS encoding acyl carrier protein, translated as MIKEKGWNIIMSTNEIMPKLKDFLCENLGIDADVLEFDTQLFGDGEIGLDSIDSLEIIAYVDDEFGVQMTGVGKEHFYSIETIAKYIEENA; from the coding sequence ATGATTAAAGAAAAAGGATGGAATATTATAATGAGCACTAACGAAATTATGCCAAAGTTAAAAGACTTTTTATGTGAGAATTTAGGAATTGACGCAGATGTTTTAGAGTTTGATACACAGCTTTTCGGAGATGGTGAAATCGGACTTGATTCAATTGATTCGCTTGAAATCATTGCTTATGTCGATGATGAATTCGGTGTTCAGATGACAGGTGTTGGCAAAGAACACTTCTACAGCATTGAGACAATCGCTAAGTATATCGAAGAAAATGCATAA